The Candidatus Bathyarchaeota archaeon genome includes a region encoding these proteins:
- a CDS encoding fumarate hydratase, translating into MATYKLKTPISEEDVRKLKVNDVIYITGTMFTARDSAHKRALEYYKQGKKMPINPHGLAVFHCGPIVKKENDKWTIVAAGPTTSTRMDLFEDEFIKNYKVRVVIGKGGMGKKTTDAMKKYGAVYGAFTGGAAVLAAKAIKNVKTVEWFDLGMPEALWILEVEDFGPLAVAIDSYGNNLFEDVRKKVEENRPKIYEKLGI; encoded by the coding sequence ATGGCGACTTACAAACTGAAAACTCCAATATCAGAAGAAGACGTAAGAAAACTGAAAGTAAACGATGTCATCTACATCACAGGAACCATGTTCACAGCCCGAGACAGCGCCCACAAAAGAGCACTAGAATACTATAAACAAGGAAAAAAGATGCCCATCAACCCACACGGACTAGCAGTCTTCCACTGCGGCCCCATAGTAAAAAAAGAAAACGACAAATGGACAATAGTCGCAGCAGGCCCAACAACAAGCACACGCATGGACCTATTCGAAGACGAATTCATCAAAAACTACAAAGTCCGAGTGGTAATAGGAAAAGGTGGAATGGGCAAAAAAACCACTGATGCTATGAAAAAGTATGGAGCAGTCTACGGAGCCTTCACAGGCGGAGCAGCCGTCCTCGCAGCGAAGGCAATAAAGAACGTGAAAACCGTAGAATGGTTCGACCTAGGAATGCCCGAGGCACTATGGATTCTAGAAGTTGAAGACTTCGGTCCTTTAGCTGTCGCTATTGACTCGTATGGAAACAACCTGTTCGAAGATGTTCGGAAGAAAGTGGAAGAAAACAGACCGAAGATTTATGAAAAACTCGGCATATGA